The genome window TTCAAGGATCCGCGCGGGCGCCCGCTCGCCAAGTTCAAGGACTTTGTGAAGGAAGCCGAGCGGCGCGGCAAGGTCAAACTGTTCACAACCGGCACGATCAACGAAGTCTTCCTGCCGAGCGAAGACCCGAAGAAATCGAGCCGCTTCGTCGAGGAGGTCATCACACCGACCGAGCCGCCCGCCGAGGAGGACGTGGAAGGTGGCGAGGGCGAGGAAGAGGGCAAGGTCGAGGTCGAGATCAGCGATACACAGTGGAAGCTGTTCGCCAACGCGATGGTGCCGATCGAAGGCGCGGTGCCGTTCGTGCGCGTCTTCGACGTGCTGCGCGGCCTGCGCAACCAGGCGCTGCTGGACCTCTCGAACCGCGAGCTTAAGGGCATGGTCATCAAAGCGATCCACATCGGCCTGTTGATCCGCAGCAACCGGGGCCGCGGCCGCCGTACCTTCTACCAGTTGACGAGCGATCCGGCCGTGCTCGGCAAGTACGTCGATCTGCCGCCGGGCGAGATGCTGGCCGGCGGCCCGTCGGACAGCATCGCCGAGAGCAACGCGGCCGATACGGGCACCGAGTCGTCGTTCGCGGATCACGCGGAAGCGTTCGTCACGGATCATGCGCCGTCCGACGACGCTGCGCCGCTGGAGCCGCCAGCCCCCGTGGCGACAGTCACCGATGTCACCGAGCGCGTGCACGCCGACGCCGAGTCGCGCGAGACCAACCACTCCGCACCGCGTTACGTCACGTTCGAGATGCCGTCCACCGAGCGCCGCGAGGAAGCGCCGCGCGCGTTCTTCATGCCGTTTGGCGAGCCGCCGGCCGCTGAGAAGCCCGCGACGACGCCGCCTTCGGAACCGCCAGCCGACAAGCCCGCCGACAGTGCGGTGACTGATGCCGACGCGCCCGCTGCGTAAACAGCGGTCAGCCCGGGCATGCACCTGGGAAAGTTGATCTAACAAAGGGAACCGCCCGCAAGCCGAGCGCTTGCGGGCGGTTCGTTATCCATATGCAAACCGCTCTGCCGATCCCGCCACCCATTGGGGAGGCGCCCCCATCGACCATCGAGGAAGCGCAGCCCACCTGGGGCGTCATTGACATGATTATGGCGCTGGTCCTGTATGTGGCGCTGGCCTTTGTGACCGTGCTCGCCGTGCGGCTGCCGTTCCAACTGCACTGGGTCCCTCCGGGCATGCCGAAGACCGAGCTTAGCGCCGCGCTCGCCGGCTTCGTCGAACTGTTGATGCTCGTGCCGGTTTGGCTGTTCGCCATTGTCTGGCGGCGCAGTTCGTGGCGCACCGTCGGGTTCCGCCGCTTTAGGCCGGCGCTTGGCTGCCTGCTGCCGGTCGCCTACCTGTGCGGCGCATTTACGCTATCGGCGATGTGGGGCATTGTAATTCGAATCATGAACTGGCCGACCCAAACCGGCGTGGACGAAATGTTCGGTTCGGGTCCGGCCGGCATCGCAATCGGCTTTGTCGCCGTCGCCATCGCGGCGCCGATCGCCGAGGAGACGTTTTTCCGCGGCTTCATTCTCGGCGGCCTGCAGCGCCGGCTCGGCACGATCGGCGCATTGATCGTCAGCGCCGCAATCTTCACGGCGCCGCACCTGCCGGTCACAATCTACCCGGCGATCTTCGCGCTGGGGCTGTTGCTCGGGCTGCTGTTCATCCAGACGAAGTCGCTCTGGCCAGGCATCCTGCTGCACGCGATGTTCAATACGATCAGTTTCAGCGCGCAGATGTACTGCGCGCTGAACAGCTGCAAGGGGCTTTAAGCTTCATAGCCGGCAGACAACACACACCGGTCTGTCGATGTTCTGCAAGGGTATAACGCCAGAATGTCGGAGTGAAACTGATAGAGGTACCTCGCGGCGCCAGTCCGGCGTGATCTTGCCCGGAATCCACTGGTGCTGTGCGAAGCGTGGTCAACGTGCCATGCCGGCCAACTGCTTTCCGACATGACACGTTCCTCGGCCCGACA of Chloroflexota bacterium contains these proteins:
- a CDS encoding NYN domain-containing protein, whose amino-acid sequence is MAEINRAGVFGGQDVAVFIDFENIYISVLAEYDVNPDFESIIEKAGEFGRVSVAQAYADWTPYSHYINALHAYEIDPIYVPAYHYGEGGKQKGGAIKNSVDMFLCINAMKMLYSHSNIQTFVLITGDRDFVPLVKTIREFGKRAVVIGVAGASSSHLAQAADEFFFYHQITDNLKPPEKEKSKPRDPYETLVEAIKLARQRGYVATLASVKLLMSELLEDFDSSKFKDPRGRPLAKFKDFVKEAERRGKVKLFTTGTINEVFLPSEDPKKSSRFVEEVITPTEPPAEEDVEGGEGEEEGKVEVEISDTQWKLFANAMVPIEGAVPFVRVFDVLRGLRNQALLDLSNRELKGMVIKAIHIGLLIRSNRGRGRRTFYQLTSDPAVLGKYVDLPPGEMLAGGPSDSIAESNAADTGTESSFADHAEAFVTDHAPSDDAAPLEPPAPVATVTDVTERVHADAESRETNHSAPRYVTFEMPSTERREEAPRAFFMPFGEPPAAEKPATTPPSEPPADKPADSAVTDADAPAA
- a CDS encoding CPBP family intramembrane metalloprotease; this translates as MQTALPIPPPIGEAPPSTIEEAQPTWGVIDMIMALVLYVALAFVTVLAVRLPFQLHWVPPGMPKTELSAALAGFVELLMLVPVWLFAIVWRRSSWRTVGFRRFRPALGCLLPVAYLCGAFTLSAMWGIVIRIMNWPTQTGVDEMFGSGPAGIAIGFVAVAIAAPIAEETFFRGFILGGLQRRLGTIGALIVSAAIFTAPHLPVTIYPAIFALGLLLGLLFIQTKSLWPGILLHAMFNTISFSAQMYCALNSCKGL